In Ovis aries strain OAR_USU_Benz2616 breed Rambouillet chromosome 14, ARS-UI_Ramb_v3.0, whole genome shotgun sequence, a single genomic region encodes these proteins:
- the PIH1D1 gene encoding PIH1 domain-containing protein 1 has product MADSKLLVPELNDAETMGAETSRFQELLLQASKELQQAQTSRPESTQIQPQPGFCIKTNSAEGKVFINICHSPFIPPPADLTEDELLQMLEEDQAGFRIPMSLGEPHAELDAKGQGCTAYDVAVNSDFFRRMQNSDFLRELVITIAREGLEDKYGLQLNPEWRILKNRPFLGSISQQNIRSQQRPRIQELGNLYTPSSPRPEAGPEKPHLSLWLEAPDLLLAEIDLPKLDGALGLSLEVGENRLVMGGPQQLYHLDTYIPLRINCDESKAAFHQKRKQLMVAMPLLSVPS; this is encoded by the exons ATGGCCGACTCGAAGCTGCTGGTGCCGGAGCTGAACGATGCAGAGACGATGGGCGCTGAGACGTCGCGTttccaggagctgctgctgcag GCCTCCAAGGAGCTCCAGCAAGCCCAAACAAGCAGACCGGAATCCACACAGATACAGCCTCAACCTG GTTTCTGCATCAAGACCAACTCAGCTGAAGGGAAGGTTTTCATCAACATCTGTCACTCTCCCTTCATCCCTCCGCCGGCTGacttgacagaggatgagctgctTCAAATGCTGGAGGAAGACCAGGCCGGGTTTCGCATCCCCATGAGTCTGGGAGAGCCACATGCGGAACTGGATGCAA AAGGCCAGGGTTGTACCGCCTACGACGTAGCTGTCAACAGCGACTTCTTCCGGAGGATGCAG AACAGCGATTTCTTGCGAGAGCTCGTGATCACCATCGCCAGGGAGGGCCTTGAGGACAAATACGGCCTGCAGCTGAATccag AGTGGCGCATACTGAAGAACAGACCTTTCCTGGGCTCCATCTCCCAGCAAAATATCCGCTCCCAGCAGCGTCCTCGGATCCAGGAGCTGGGGAACCTATACACGCCCAGCTCCCCGAGACCTGAGGCAGG CCCTGAGAAGCCTCACCTGAGCCTTTGGCTGGAGGCCCCTGACCTCCTCTTGGCTGAAATCGACCTCCCCAAACTG GATGGTGCTCTGGGGCTGTCGCTGGAAGTCGGGGAGAATCGCCTGGTGATGGGGGGCCCCCAGCAGCTGTACCATCTGGATACCTACATCCCCCTGCGGATTAACTGTGATGAGAGCAAGGCAGCCTTCCATCAGAAGAGAAAG CAATTGATGGTGGCGATGCCTCTTCTCTCAGTGCCTTCTTGA